In the Topomyia yanbarensis strain Yona2022 chromosome 3, ASM3024719v1, whole genome shotgun sequence genome, one interval contains:
- the LOC131688017 gene encoding uncharacterized protein LOC131688017 — MQWLIWCVFFVSLRLGSLLSPALVNETQLDVLDGVSSRRGRYFPFYSIGRIANIPCVATNGLTGTCLIRGECADNGGIFGGNCSTNTNQATCCLFSQTCGGTTNLNSTYFTNVGYPGSFNGGGSCTFTINPCSATVCQLRIDFRSLTLAQPDGDGNCITDIVTITGGSSDVPFICGENSGQHVYVNFDGLNPITIRIATTAATSFNRQWNLQLSQIACASQFRAPEGCLQYYFGLTGTISSFNYGFGANPNLNVVGAVGSRQIVNQHYGICIRAGPDMCTITYSLPVNGGQYAFTVSGAADALDPALIGQGAFGQNGPDCNTDYIVIPSPIVTDQAAAGLEFTDRFCGLGIYTVTSQVKPFVVYVFWDDNENPDSANRGFQLAYSQNACSVV; from the exons ATGCAGTGGCTAATTTGGTGCGTGTTTTTTGTCAGTTTACGATTGGGGAGTTTGCTAAGTCCTGCTTTGGTGAATGAAACACAGTTGGATGTATTGGATGGTGTAAGTTCCAGAAGGGGCAGAT ACTTTCCGTTCTACTCCATTGGCCGAATTGCCAACATTCCTTGTGTGGCAACTAACGGATTGACCGGGACATGTCTGATACGTGGCGAGTGTGCTGACAATGGTGGGATATTTGGAGGAAACTGCAGTACCAATACCAATCAGGCGACTTGTTGCCTAT TTAGCCAAACATGTGGAGGAACGACCAATCTTAACAGTACATACTTCACGAATGTTGGTTATCCAGGATCCTTCAACGGTGGTGGATCGTGCACGTTTACTATCAATCCTTGCAGCGCCACGGTTTGCCAACTGCGCATTGATTTTCGTTCGCTTACCTTGGCTCAACCGGATGGTGATGGGAATTGCATCACCGACATCGTCACAATTACCGGCGGAAGCTCCGATGTACCCTTCATTTGCGGCGAAAATTCAGGCCAGCATGTGTACGTAAATTTCGATGGTTTAAATCCAATTACTATCAGAATTGCCACAACAGCGGCCACCTCGTTCAACCGACAGTGGAATCTTCAGCTGTCTCAAATTGCGTGTGCATCTCAGTTCCGGGCTCCGGAAGGTTGCTTGCAGTACTATTTTGGACTCACGGGAACAATCAGTAGCTTCAACTATGGATTTGGAGCCAATCCTAACCTGAATGTAGTAGGCGCAGTCGGGTCTAGACAGATTGTAAATCAACACTATGGCATTTGCATCCGAGCGGGACCGGATATGTGCACCATAACTTACAGTTTG CCAGTAAACGGAGGACAGTACGCATTCACGGTATCCGGGGCTGCTGATGCTCTGGATCCGGCTCTTATAGGACAAGGGGCTTTCGGTCAAAATGGGCCGGATTGTAACACCGATTATATCGTAATACCAAGTCCAATTGTGACCGATCAAGCAGCTGCTGGACTCGAGTTTACGGATCGGTTTTGCGGTTTGGGAATCTATACGGTTACTA GTCAAGTCAAACCGTTCGTTGTTTACGTTTTTTGGGATGATAATGAGAACCCAGATTCGGCCAACAGAGGCTTTCAATTGGCCTATTCCCAGAATGCTTGTAGTGTAGTTTAA